Within the Miscanthus floridulus cultivar M001 chromosome 17, ASM1932011v1, whole genome shotgun sequence genome, the region ggatcatcttcccaaagaccggcgggagtaggctgcagctcatggTGTTcaacgatgcagacatggcggggtaCATTgatggacgacggagcacctctagcgTACTTGTCTTCCTCaggtcggccccaatttcatggctgtcactgaaacagaaggtggtggcgctatctatgtgcgaggcagagtacgtagcggtggCCACAGCTGCGTGCCAAGTTGtatggctacgccggctgctgggtgagctgaccggtgtggaagctcacccaccagcactgatggtggacaaccagcccgccatcgccctcgcgaagaatccggttatgcacgaccggagtaaacacatcgacatgaagttccacttcctcagggactgtgttgatagagggcagatcgtcatcaagttcgtcgaaactggtcggcaactcgtggacgtcctcaccaagccgctcggacgacttcgactcacagagctgaaggagatgatcggcatggaaggggtacaagggttagcagtagaaTTAGGGGAAGTTTGTTAACTAATCTACTGTtatcttgtgtgaacacagcaagggaaggcggcgccgaactggccccctgctgtgatactgtagcttctgcaggtgcaggcgccgcacggctcacctgtagcactgtagccatgcagtggccggcgcagagtcagccctgtatgttatttagttactgttacagcatgtgggctgtactaggactagatagatatagttgtataaatagaccatcacggcaactcagtaaagagagttcagatttgccatcacacagacagggcttcggccaacgctggtgtcttgtattgtgcgtgcttgctctgttctcccttcttcttctagcctTGGTCGTAGTGCGTGGCACGGACAACGCTTACTCGTGGTCGGCAcgactagtgggtgctcggcaacactagcgggtgctcggcaagatggGCTGAGTGGTTCACTCGCTTGAGCCGATAATACTGTGGGCCAACAAGCAAGACGTCGGGCATGGTAGACACCCAAGCATAGTAGTCGACACCGTGGGTTGGGGAGGGGGGCGCCACAGTGCCAAGGCTTCCAGGTCGGCGAATCGCCGGCCCGGCCGACCCGACACAGACCACCGCTGCCCGCTTGGATGCACTGCAGTGGCACCTGGGGCGACCACCAGAGACTTAGAGCGGTAGATCCAACCCGTAGGGGCCCGGATCCGTCGGGCCAAGCGTCGCAGCAGCATGGGCGTGTGCGCGTACCAGCGGCCCCAACCGCCCGGGTGAAGCGTCTCCGGTCGCCGTCAGGCCAGCTAGCCAGCAGATCCGACCAGCCGCCGTTGAGCATGCCCGACTGAGGCCAAATCTGGCCCATAGGGCCCGGATCCGGCCGGCCAGCCACCGTAGTGGCCTCCGACCGCCCAGgagaagctgacgtcggtcaccGTCAGGAGGAGCAGCCGAACCCTAGCAGCCGCCGGCCACCGACGAATCCGCGGCGTTAGGGGTGTTAGACGGCAGATCCGGCCTACGGAGGTGTAGATCAGCCCCACCGGAGTTCATGCTCGCCAGAGAGGAAGGTTGGAGGAGGGGTGGCGTAGGAGAGAGGGGGAGTGGAGGTCACGACGGCTCCCTTTTTCGGGGCAGccgcttgccgccgccgccgcacgccggagggcggcgacggcggccggaGAGGAAGCAGGGAGGGGAGGTCTTGGCGGCGCCGGTGGTTTGCCCCCGAGGCGCCCGTGGAGGAGCGCTCGGGGGGTCACAAACATGTTTTCTAAACAATAAAAATATCAGGCACCTAGACGTGTAATATTATTTGCACTGATCACCGTCTGGTTACAGAGGAGAGCATACAGATTACAGAAGCCATGCATCTTTCTTTCTGCGTGTCTTGTACAAGATGACATCACTTGCAATTGCGAATTCGCCCAGCTGCTACGATATATATAGCATCATATATACTGCTCTCTGCTCACTTCATCTCGATCCATCAGTTTTCAGTTGCTGTCGTCTGCCGCCGGCTCGACGAGCTTGAGCTTGCCGCCATAGATCTCCGCGAGCTGGGAGTCATCAATGGCCTCCCGGAGCGTCCTGTCGAGGTCCTTATCCGCCACGAACACGAACTTCTTCTTGGTGTTGTCGTCGATGAACGGGTAGACGATCTTCCAGGCGGCCATGAACACGTAGGGCACGTGGACGAGGAAGACGCGGCCGAGGCGCTCCGGGTAGTAGCTCTGCATGATGTCCAGCGCCGCCAGGTACCCCCGGATGTCGCAGTTGGCGTAGCCCCAGCCCTTGAGGTCGGCGACGGCGGCGAACTTCTCCTGCCGCCCGGGACCGGGCGGGGGCAGGCGCGCGACGGTGGCGTCCAGGACGTGGACGACGTAGCGCTTGAACTCCTCCAGGTCCCGCCGCGCCGGGTGGTGCCGCGCGCCGAAGCTGTACATCAGGGGCCGGCCCTCCCTGTCGTACCCCTGCAGGCACAGCTTCGCCTGCGCCACCTCCCGTGCCACCTCCGACGCCGGGATCGCGCCGTGGGGCTTCGCTGTTGGTTTCcacttgaggtatttgagcaGCATCGCCGACGCCTTGCCGATGTTGTGGTCCCGCGCCCGCAGGAACCGCCGCAGCGTGTAGTCGTCCTCCTCCTGTGCGCATTACGTCGGTGATGGGAAACAATTGCATAGGTGATAGATGAGCATACAGGTTGAGTAGTAAACTTTTTTTTACCTTCAAAAAAAGTTTTATTTAGTGATTCACTTGCCGACGCCTTGCCGATGTTGTGGTCCACTTGAAGTTTTTGAGATGCATGTGAATGAACAAAATAAGAGAGTAAAGCTAAACTTTTATTTAGTGATTCAAAATTCGTCGCTCTCACTCACATTGTTTGTGCCCAATCCAAAGATGTAATGGCCTTTCTTCCCCATCGCAGGCAAGATTAGGGTGTGGGATTAAGGTTCAGAGTTCGGAGTATTTGGCAGAGCTCTCAGAACAACTTCCAGACTCAATTCAGAAGTTCTATCAAACAAGTTTTTTTTACCTGAGAAGTAATTCTTTGCTAATTATGTGCAATGATTATCTTAAATGAATTAAGAGGTTGACACCTGAAAAAATTAGCCATGTATGTCACGTTgatagcctgttcgcttgaacttatcagccggcttatcagctagaatctatagtatttttctctcacaacaaattaacttcagtcggcttatcaatcgactttaataccagccgaacaggccctggAGCTAAACAGGAGATGGTGGCGGCGCTCAGCCAGAGATGATGAAGAAGGGAGAGAGGAGACATATGGGATGGATTTTAGCGTGTGGATGTGGTGCACGGCAACAAATTCGACGGCGAGGAGCCACCGGAGCCCGACGGGAAGGCAGGGGCGAGCGGCGTAATCTAGGTTGGTGGGCCTAGGAGGaagaggggagggagagaggagggggggggggggggggggtttagtTAAAGAGAGATTTGATATGGCACTTTAATTTAGATATAAGGATTAGAAAAATTGAGCGATGGTTGCCCATAAATCATCCAGTtctcaacccttttgattgcttgaACTAAGCATCCAAAAATTGAGTAGAGTGGAGTAAAATAAAATGGATTTGGGTGGCAGTTTCATTTCATCGTCATCACGTCGTGATCAATTGGTTAGGCCGCCGGTGTGACGCGAGATTAATATTAAGAGGGAGGGGGATTGACAGACGGGCTAGTTGCTTGGTGTCCTTGAGTCGTGGGCAGCATTTATGGGGGGCTTTTCTGTGCACCACGAGTGATGCATGGCCGAAATGAAAtgaggtagtgtttagttcccaaaatttttcaagatttgctgttacatcgaatctttggacgtatgtatgaagcattaaatataaataaaaaataaaactaattatacagtttagacgaaattcacgagacgaatcttttaagcctaattagactatgattggacactaattatcaaataacaacgaaagtgctacagtactatttc harbors:
- the LOC136516393 gene encoding uncharacterized protein; the protein is MAERQEQQQEVASDGDAAEWKQVAELRAVTQAQDPSCKEEDDYTLRRFLRARDHNIGKASAMLLKYLKWKPTAKPHGAIPASEVAREVAQAKLCLQGYDREGRPLMYSFGARHHPARRDLEEFKRYVVHVLDATVARLPPPGPGRQEKFAAVADLKGWGYANCDIRGYLAALDIMQSYYPERLGRVFLVHVPYVFMAAWKIVYPFIDDNTKKKFVFVADKDLDRTLREAIDDSQLAEIYGGKLKLVEPAADDSN